TACTGTCTCTGCCTTGTCAAACTCTTCAATGTATTCGATAGAGTCTGCTCTTTCCCCTCTTTCTTCTCTTAGAAATTCATTAAGATTGATGTTGCCGTAGATTTTTTTGTAATCCGAAAAATAGACAAATCTTGGATGTAGATCAGACGCAATAAAATTCTCTAGTGCTGTTTTTATGCTTTCACCGCTTAGTAAATTTGAAAATTGGTTTTCAGGATTCTCATAGATTTTTTCCCATTCTTCGATAACCTTTGGCTCCTGAATTGCAATAACGTGGAATTGATTACTAAATTCTGCCATGCCGCTATCAAAAACTTCTTGATTCTTTGGAACCTGTCCTTCAAAGAATTTTGTATTAATTTGTATTCTGAGATGGTTTGGAATAGTATCCAAAAATCCTAGAATCTGCCTTGTGAAATTTTCCCATGAATTAATTCCTTGACTCTCATCTTCACTAAGTTCTATATCTTCAAATTCGTATTGAACTTTTGGCCTTCTATTTGTTCTAATTAATTTAATTTTTTTAATTTCTGGTAAACTTGGAAATTTTTCTTTTATCAATTCTCTTTCATGTTGATTAAGATCAAACTCTCCTTCTGCCAATCTAATCTCTTCTTTGAGCTCCTCATTCATTTCATCACAAAGATCTAATTCTGAAACCTGCTCATCTCTATTCAACAAAGTCAATGCCTGAAGTATTGTTGTTTTTCCACTTTCATTTCTTCCAACAAAGGCAGCTAAATCTCCCACTGTTATCTCTCCAGAGTCATGAATACATCGATATGCTCTTACTCTGAACTTTCTAAGTCGCATCTAGCGATATTTAGTCGCCTTCGATTTAACTCATTCGTCAAATTGATCTGAATTTTCATTTTTTGCTAAATAGATATAAGGGAATCACAGGTGGTAAAACAAAATGGTATCTAAAAAAATTTTTATTGTATTTGTTTTGCCTGTAATTTTTTCAATAGTTTTCGGCTCTGCTGTAATGAGTGATATTTTACAAAAACCTGACAGAGAATTACACCTGTGGCCAATGTCTACTGGAGGACTCTCAATTCAAAACTCGTCAATTGAAATTATTGGCCTTTCCAAGCAATATTCAACCTCAGAACCTGTAGAAATTCAAATTAAAGTCCGAGATTCTTCTTTTGACTGTGGCGATCTATATGTTACAATTTATTCATCCACAAACGATGTCGTAACACAAGGTGGATACTTTGAACAATGCTTTGAAAAAGGAAGCAATATGATTCCCACTGATGATAAATTCTCAAAATCTATTGAGACTCCAGGCTCGTATGAGATAGTAGCAGAAATGGTTTCAAAACAGCTAAAGAGTGCTTCTGCAAGGGGATCATTTACTGTTAAATAGGCCATGAATTTTTCTATGATAATTAGTAACTTGAATTTAAAAAATAAGGTGATTTAATGGCAAAGAAAAAAGATACACTCTCAGCAGAAGCAGAAAAAATAAAGGCCGAACTAGATGCGTTAAAAAAGAAAAAGAAAGTTCTAGACTCTTCCTCATCTAAGAAAAAAACAGAGCCAAAACCACCAAAGAAAAAAGCTGAAGCAAAACCTACAAAGAAAAAAACAGAGCCAAAACCACCAAAGAAAAAAGCTGAAGCAAAACCTACAAAGAAAAAAACAGAGCCAAAACCACCAAAGAAAAAAGCTGAAGCAAAACCTACAAAGAAAAAAACAGAGCCAAAACCACCAAAAGAAAAAAAATTAACTAAAAAAGAATTAGAAGAAGCTAAAAAAGAAGCAGAAAAAACATTAGAAGAGGAATTAGAAGAACAACTTTCAGATGAGGAAATTGAAAACTTCCAAATTGAAAAAGTTGACATGGAAAGACTCACAAACAAAGTATGTGATATTTTAGCAGAACGTGAATCCGATGGAATGTTTCAAAGTGAGTTGTGGAAAAAACTCAAACTTACAAGTCGTGACGGTTCTCGTTTAGCATTAAAACTTGAAAGAATGGGGACAATCACTAGAGAAAAACTTTTAGAGAAAGGACGTTGGACTTACAAATTAATTTTAAAGAAAACTCCAATCAGTACTCAATCAATTGAAAATGCTCCTTGTTTAGTTTGTCCTGTTGAACAGAAATGCTCACTTGAGGGTGAAATCAGTCCTAGAAACTGTCAATTCATTGAAGATTGGGTTATTGCTGATATGAAAAAACCGGCGAAGACTAAATGAAATTAATTGATGCACGTAAGGATCATTTCCGAAGATTAGCTCATGAACAAGGTTTTCGAAGTAGAGCTGCATTCAAACTACAAGAATTGAATAAATCTTATCGCATTATTGGTCCTGGATTTTACGTGTTAGATCTTGGTTGTGCTCCTGGTGGATGGACTCAGATGGCTGTAAAATTAGCAGGAAATCAGGGTAAAGTGATGGGTGTTGATTTATCATACGTTGAAGAGATTCCTGGCGCTCATATTATTAGAGAAAATATTGAAGATGAGCATGTAGTTGATGAAGTGATGGACTATTTTGGCCGTAAGGTTAATGCAGTGATCTGTGATCTTTCTCCTCAGGTTAGCGGCAATTGGTCAGTTGATCATGCTAAACAAATTTCTTTAAATTATGATTGTACCAAAATAATGGACAAAGTTTTAGCAAACAAAGGCAATGCTGTTTTCAAAGTTTTTGATGGTGAGTATTCCATGGAATTCCGAGACTATGTAAAGAAAAAATTTGCTCGAATAAATCTTACAAAACCAAGCGCCAGTAGAAAACAAAGTAGTGAACTATACCTTGTTTGTTTAGGATTCATTGGATAGTCTGAAATATTTTAATAATTTCATTAATGTTCGCGTTTGTTCTGAATCCAGTTGGACTAAACGATGTGACGCTAGCTACAAAATTATTTTTTTGCAAATTTAATATTGCAGATTCCAGCTTTGGTGGCGAATCTTTCATTTTTGATGCAATCTCATCAAGTGTAAAATAAGTTGCAGGCATTTCTGATTCGGCAAGACACTTTACAAGAGTTTTTTCGCAAATCTTGTCTACTTCTAAATTTGGAATTTCTAATAACATATTTTGAATAAATTCTTTATCGAAAATTTTTCCAATCCATAGCGGTCCTGCAATACTAGTTTTTTGTTTACATAAATTACATTCCTGTTCTTGTTCTAATGATGTTTCTCTGTGTCCACAATTTTTACAATGTAAAATATATCCCAAGTTTTCTTCCTGATCTGGTCTGTTTAACACTTTAACATAAGTTCTATAGTAATGCATTTCACTTTCAACAAATAATGGACTGATTTCTACCCCTAACCTTGCAGCCACTGCTCTAAGGCAACCTAAAACTAATCTGATTGCTATCTCATTTCCGTATTCTGTTCTTACTGGAATTCCACCATATTTTCTCTTACAAGCACCCTGAAATAACCCATTTAGAACTTGAAGATCTGTTGCTGCTGTAGACAAAATTCCACCATGCATAGTTGCTCTAATGCCACAGTCGAAATATGCTGCGGGTGAACCAAACGGATCTATGTCTACAATTGAGCCTCTTAGACCTTTTTTTGAATATTTACTCAAAAATCTGCATACCTCTTTTTCAAAAAATTCGATATTTTTTAAATTATTTAGATTGGCAGAGTGTTCGGCCAGTTGTAACGCTGATGGATTTAGATCATTGATTACTACTTTTTCTACTTTTAACTCGTTTCCAACTCTTAATCCTCTGGCGCCAATTCCTGATAGTCCTTCCAAGAAAATTTTTGGCCCTTGAAAATTTTTTAGGAACGCAGAATATGCAATTATTGAAAAGTCTCTGTTCAGTTTTGCTTTTGGGTTAAAGAATGCAGGTTTTTTTGGCGGAACTTTTTCCGTTATTGACTTTTTGGGCACCAACAATTTTGTTTTACCTTCAATGATTTCTTGAAAAGATTCATTTGAAATTTCCAATTGCCTTTCAGTTTTTTTTAAACTTATAACGGTTTAATACTTGTGTTTTACGACAAAACTCATGCAAATTTGTGGAGTTGATGATGCTGGACGTGGTTCTATGCTCGGTCCACTTGTAATAGCTGGAATCTCATTAGATAGAAAAAATTTGCAAAAACTATCTTCTTTAGGAGTAAAAGATTCAAAAAAACTTTCGCCAAAACTTCGAGAGCAATTTTATAAAAAAATTATTGATATTGCAGATGATTATTACATTGTAAAAATTTCTCCTCGATTGATTGATGCCAGTGTGAAAAAACATTGTTTGAATGGTTTGGAGGCAAAATATATGGCAAAAGTAGTTTCAAAATTAAATGCTGATATATCTTATGTTGATTCATGCGATGTAAATCCTACTCGATTTGGAAAAGAAATTTCTAAGCAATCTGATAATCGTAAAATAAAGTCATATCATCACGCTGACAGTAGATTTGTCATAGTATCAGCAGCATCTATTCTTGCCAAAGTTACTCGAGATAAAGCGATTGCAAAGTTAAGACAAAATCATAATTTAGGTAGTGGGTATCCATCTGATACTGTAACTGTAAAATTTGTGACTAAATATCATGTAACATACCATGTTCTGCCTAATTTTGTGCGTAAAAGTTGGAAACCTGTTCAGAAAATAGTTGGAAATAATTAATTTTTATATTTTGCAATTACCATTGCGTGATCCTTATCATACGGATGTAAATCTATAGATTGTAAAATATCAAAATTTGCTTTTAGTTTCTCTGTTTCTTCCTCGACAATCCTTCTTGGTGATTTTGTAACATCTATACTTCGTGTTTTAATTACCAAAAAGAAATATCCTCCCTTCTTTAGGTACATTTCACAATTATCTAATGCTATTTGTGTCTGGTCGGGCTGAGCAATGTCCACATACACTATGTCGACTTTTCCAAATACCGAAAAGTATTCTTTTGGTTTTCTTGCGTCCTGCAAAATTGGCATGATGTTTGATCTGTATGATGCAACTCTGTCTAAGAAATCTCTTGCGACTCTACTTGCATGTTCAACTGCAAACACAATTCCACTTGGACCCACAATATCTGAAATATGGCTAACAGTTGTTCCAGTCGATGCCCCTAAATACAGAACTTTACTTTTATTTTCAAAAGGAAAATATTCTAATTCATTCATTATGGCTGCTGCTAATTTACTTCTAAATGCATCCCATAACCTATATTCAATTCCTTTTTTGATAATTAATTTTTCTTTATAGACTTGATTTCCTGGAACCAAATTTTCAGTAGCTAGTTTTCTTTCGCCTTCTGATTTTATCCAAAAAAATGATTGATTATCTTCTTCCAAAC
This genomic stretch from Nitrosopumilus sp. harbors:
- a CDS encoding transcriptional regulator → MAKKKDTLSAEAEKIKAELDALKKKKKVLDSSSSKKKTEPKPPKKKAEAKPTKKKTEPKPPKKKAEAKPTKKKTEPKPPKKKAEAKPTKKKTEPKPPKEKKLTKKELEEAKKEAEKTLEEELEEQLSDEEIENFQIEKVDMERLTNKVCDILAERESDGMFQSELWKKLKLTSRDGSRLALKLERMGTITREKLLEKGRWTYKLILKKTPISTQSIENAPCLVCPVEQKCSLEGEISPRNCQFIEDWVIADMKKPAKTK
- a CDS encoding RlmE family RNA methyltransferase; translation: MKLIDARKDHFRRLAHEQGFRSRAAFKLQELNKSYRIIGPGFYVLDLGCAPGGWTQMAVKLAGNQGKVMGVDLSYVEEIPGAHIIRENIEDEHVVDEVMDYFGRKVNAVICDLSPQVSGNWSVDHAKQISLNYDCTKIMDKVLANKGNAVFKVFDGEYSMEFRDYVKKKFARINLTKPSASRKQSSELYLVCLGFIG
- a CDS encoding tRNA (guanine-N1)-methyltransferase, with amino-acid sequence MEISNESFQEIIEGKTKLLVPKKSITEKVPPKKPAFFNPKAKLNRDFSIIAYSAFLKNFQGPKIFLEGLSGIGARGLRVGNELKVEKVVINDLNPSALQLAEHSANLNNLKNIEFFEKEVCRFLSKYSKKGLRGSIVDIDPFGSPAAYFDCGIRATMHGGILSTAATDLQVLNGLFQGACKRKYGGIPVRTEYGNEIAIRLVLGCLRAVAARLGVEISPLFVESEMHYYRTYVKVLNRPDQEENLGYILHCKNCGHRETSLEQEQECNLCKQKTSIAGPLWIGKIFDKEFIQNMLLEIPNLEVDKICEKTLVKCLAESEMPATYFTLDEIASKMKDSPPKLESAILNLQKNNFVASVTSFSPTGFRTNANINEIIKIFQTIQ
- the rnhB gene encoding ribonuclease HII; this translates as MQICGVDDAGRGSMLGPLVIAGISLDRKNLQKLSSLGVKDSKKLSPKLREQFYKKIIDIADDYYIVKISPRLIDASVKKHCLNGLEAKYMAKVVSKLNADISYVDSCDVNPTRFGKEISKQSDNRKIKSYHHADSRFVIVSAASILAKVTRDKAIAKLRQNHNLGSGYPSDTVTVKFVTKYHVTYHVLPNFVRKSWKPVQKIVGNN
- a CDS encoding fibrillarin-like rRNA/tRNA 2'-O-methyltransferase gives rise to the protein MKEQIQIKREKSLEEDNQSFFWIKSEGERKLATENLVPGNQVYKEKLIIKKGIEYRLWDAFRSKLAAAIMNELEYFPFENKSKVLYLGASTGTTVSHISDIVGPSGIVFAVEHASRVARDFLDRVASYRSNIMPILQDARKPKEYFSVFGKVDIVYVDIAQPDQTQIALDNCEMYLKKGGYFFLVIKTRSIDVTKSPRRIVEEETEKLKANFDILQSIDLHPYDKDHAMVIAKYKN